From Vagococcus jeotgali, one genomic window encodes:
- the nrdI gene encoding class Ib ribonucleoside-diphosphate reductase assembly flavoprotein NrdI, translated as MKLVYFSLTGQTRRFINKLDLATYEIDTTNPFYEMDEDYLLIVPTYDQEVTEVVNDFIEFKDNANYLKGVAGGGNLNFGDLFIFTAKDISRDYDVPLVFSFEFSGTDEDVKNFKKVVNDFESKRID; from the coding sequence ATGAAACTAGTCTATTTTTCTTTAACAGGACAAACCAGACGTTTTATTAACAAATTAGATTTAGCTACTTATGAAATTGATACAACCAACCCTTTTTATGAAATGGATGAAGACTACTTATTAATCGTTCCTACTTATGACCAAGAAGTCACAGAAGTAGTGAACGATTTTATTGAGTTCAAAGATAATGCCAATTACTTGAAAGGAGTCGCCGGTGGTGGTAATCTCAACTTCGGTGACCTTTTTATTTTTACAGCCAAAGATATCTCAAGGGACTATGACGTACCCCTTGTCTTTTCATTTGAATTTAGTGGAACAGACGAAGACGTTAAAAATTTTAAGAAAGTAGTGAATGATTTTGAGTCTAAAAGAATTGACTGA
- the nrdH gene encoding glutaredoxin-like protein NrdH yields MTPITLYTKNNCPQCVMTKKFLTEKNVSFTEINLDTDPQYIDTLKEQGFQSVPVITTQDAQVTIVGFRPDKLRALAV; encoded by the coding sequence ATGACACCAATCACGTTATATACAAAAAATAATTGCCCACAATGCGTTATGACTAAAAAGTTTTTAACCGAAAAAAATGTTTCTTTTACAGAAATCAACCTAGATACTGACCCACAATATATAGATACATTAAAAGAACAAGGATTTCAAAGTGTTCCTGTTATTACTACTCAAGATGCACAAGTTACAATTGTAGGATTTAGACCTGATAAACTTCGTGCTTTGGCGGTCTAA
- the yycF gene encoding response regulator YycF, producing MKKILVVDDEKPISDIVKFNLTKEGYEVFTAFDGEEAIEKVEEVEPDLILLDLMLPKKDGLEVCREVRKNHDTPIIMVTAKDSEIDKVLGLELGADDYVTKPFSNRELVARVKANLRRHDNRVSKEEEEETGDLTIGSLTIHPDAYVVSKKGETIELTHREFELLYYLAKHIGQVMTREHLLQTVWGYDYFGDVRTVDVTVRRLREKIEDNPSHPNWLITRRGVGYYLRNSDQD from the coding sequence ATGAAAAAGATATTAGTGGTGGATGATGAAAAGCCAATTTCAGATATTGTCAAATTTAATTTAACAAAAGAAGGATATGAAGTGTTTACAGCCTTTGATGGTGAAGAGGCAATTGAGAAGGTAGAAGAGGTGGAACCAGATTTAATTTTACTGGATCTAATGCTTCCTAAAAAAGATGGTTTAGAGGTTTGTCGTGAGGTACGAAAAAATCATGATACACCGATTATTATGGTAACAGCTAAAGATTCAGAAATTGATAAGGTCTTAGGTTTAGAACTAGGAGCAGATGACTATGTGACCAAACCATTTTCAAATCGTGAATTAGTGGCTCGTGTGAAAGCAAATTTACGTCGTCATGATAATAGGGTTTCCAAGGAAGAAGAGGAAGAAACAGGGGATTTAACGATTGGTTCATTAACAATTCATCCGGATGCTTATGTGGTATCTAAAAAGGGTGAAACCATTGAATTAACACATCGTGAATTTGAATTATTATATTATTTAGCAAAACATATAGGACAAGTGATGACTAGAGAGCATTTACTACAAACTGTTTGGGGATATGATTATTTTGGTGATGTCAGAACGGTAGATGTCACTGTGAGACGTTTAAGAGAGAAGATTGAAGATAATCCAAGTCACCCAAACTGGTTAATCACTAGACGTGGTGTTGGTTATTATTTAAGAAACTCAGATCAAGATTAG